From the genome of Amycolatopsis sp. NBC_01488, one region includes:
- a CDS encoding DUF3800 domain-containing protein, with translation MCPDEIACDESGSEGENLVGGETDVFAHAGVRLTPEAAAACVREIRARIGSPAEEYKANHLLRGKHRPVLEWLLDPAGPLAGRGHVHLTDKTFFAVRAAVTLLAEHGTDTMARTLHRAGPAAFGPDRWAYFLAAFTSVLRLKPRRGVTTSPDEFFALAGELADRSEAGEILRLLGGGADRVARYRARLASDPGFVPVLDPLVPAVIRTVRHFSDGGTPVALVHDEQLALTGERVLQLEATLGHRLAGVRFVDSRSDARVQVADFLAGVARRIASDALNGRGDARLTALLESFVDVDSVWDGGLAVCDFAD, from the coding sequence GTGTGCCCGGACGAGATCGCCTGCGACGAGTCGGGCTCGGAGGGTGAAAACCTCGTCGGCGGCGAAACCGACGTCTTCGCCCACGCCGGTGTCCGGCTGACGCCCGAAGCCGCGGCCGCCTGCGTGCGCGAGATCCGGGCCCGCATCGGCTCGCCCGCCGAGGAGTACAAGGCCAACCACCTGCTGCGCGGCAAGCACCGCCCGGTGCTCGAATGGCTGCTCGACCCCGCCGGCCCGCTCGCCGGCCGCGGGCACGTGCACCTCACCGACAAGACGTTCTTCGCCGTGCGCGCCGCCGTCACGCTGCTGGCCGAGCACGGCACTGACACGATGGCGCGCACCCTCCACCGCGCCGGCCCCGCCGCCTTCGGGCCCGACCGCTGGGCGTACTTCCTCGCCGCCTTCACCAGCGTCCTGCGCCTGAAGCCGCGACGCGGGGTGACGACGTCGCCGGACGAGTTCTTCGCCCTGGCCGGCGAACTCGCCGACCGGAGCGAAGCCGGGGAAATCCTGCGGCTGCTGGGCGGCGGCGCCGACCGCGTGGCCCGCTACCGCGCCCGGCTGGCGAGCGACCCGGGGTTCGTCCCGGTGCTCGATCCGCTCGTGCCCGCGGTGATCCGGACCGTCCGGCACTTCAGCGACGGCGGCACCCCGGTCGCTCTCGTCCACGACGAACAGCTCGCCCTGACCGGCGAACGCGTGCTGCAGCTCGAGGCGACGCTCGGGCACCGGCTGGCCGGCGTCCGGTTCGTCGACTCGCGGTCCGACGCCCGCGTGCAGGTCGCCGACTTCCTCGCCGGCGTCGCCCGCCGGATCGCCTCCGACGCGCTCAACGGACGCGGCGACGCCCGGCTGACCGCCCTGCTGGAGTCCTTTGTGGACGTCGACTCCGTCTGGGACGGGGGCTTGGCGGTCTGCGATTTCGCTGACTAA
- a CDS encoding MarR family winged helix-turn-helix transcriptional regulator: MDPDLVDGVRRFNRTVTQRIGALDDAFLARSRPLGEARVLWEIGAGRDVRALRERLDLDSGYLSRLLRGLERDGLVRVEPSAADGRVRTARLTEAGQAERAALDRLSDDAAAALLAPLSGGQRTRLVTAMAEVERLLTASAVAVAPCPPGHPHARFCLHAYFEELARRFDEGFDPGRSSSAADAEMTPPAGVLLVATLHGEPVGCGALKFHGGAPAEAKRMWVAPSARGLGLGRRLLAELEAHAAAEGVRTVRLETNRALAEAIGLYRAAGYREVAPFNDEHYAHHWFEKQLPRPRTLA; encoded by the coding sequence ATGGACCCTGACCTGGTCGACGGCGTCCGGCGGTTCAACCGGACGGTCACCCAGCGGATCGGTGCGCTCGACGACGCCTTCCTCGCCCGGTCCCGTCCGCTGGGCGAGGCGCGGGTGCTGTGGGAGATCGGCGCCGGGCGCGACGTCCGTGCGCTGCGGGAACGGCTCGACCTCGACTCCGGCTACCTGAGCAGGCTGCTGCGCGGGCTGGAGCGGGACGGCCTGGTGCGGGTCGAGCCGAGCGCCGCCGACGGCCGCGTCCGCACCGCCCGGCTCACCGAGGCCGGGCAGGCCGAACGCGCGGCCCTCGACCGGCTCTCCGACGACGCGGCCGCCGCGCTCCTCGCGCCGCTGTCCGGCGGGCAGCGCACCCGGCTCGTGACCGCGATGGCCGAGGTCGAGCGGCTCCTGACGGCCTCGGCGGTCGCCGTCGCGCCGTGCCCGCCCGGGCACCCGCACGCCCGGTTCTGCCTGCACGCCTACTTCGAGGAACTGGCCCGGCGGTTCGACGAGGGGTTCGATCCCGGGCGCAGCAGCTCCGCGGCCGACGCCGAGATGACCCCGCCGGCCGGGGTCCTGCTGGTGGCCACGCTGCACGGCGAACCGGTCGGCTGCGGCGCGCTGAAGTTCCACGGCGGCGCGCCCGCCGAGGCCAAGCGGATGTGGGTGGCGCCGTCGGCACGCGGGCTCGGGCTGGGCCGCCGCCTGCTGGCCGAGCTGGAGGCGCACGCGGCCGCCGAAGGCGTGCGGACCGTGCGGCTGGAGACGAACCGCGCGCTCGCCGAAGCAATCGGCCTGTACCGCGCCGCGGGGTATCGCGAAGTCGCGCCGTTCAACGACGAGCACTACGCCCATCACTGGTTCGAGAAGCAGCTACCCCGCCCACGTACGCTGGCGTAG
- a CDS encoding NAD-dependent protein deacetylase, which produces MRTRPTLTWTSPDAPLPRTSSLDELADVVARRRVAVLSGAGLSTESGIPDYRGETGSLRRHTPMTYDEFVTSAAGRQRYWARSHLGWRTIARADPNDGHRAVAALRDGGFFGGVITQNVDGLHQAAGTADAVELHGSLDRVLCLDCRRTSPRAELDRRLRAANPAFEGAATRINPDGDVELPEDVVRRFTPVPCADCDGVLKPDVVFFGENVPRPRVERCYRLVDEAGALLVLGSSLTVMSGLRFVRHAAAAGKPVVIVNHGETRGDRYASVRVDLPLGRALTDLAERLGCAVGEDRGRTA; this is translated from the coding sequence GTGCGGACCCGCCCGACCCTGACCTGGACGTCCCCCGACGCGCCGCTGCCCCGGACCTCGAGCCTCGACGAGCTCGCCGACGTCGTCGCGCGGCGGCGGGTCGCCGTGCTCAGCGGGGCCGGCCTGTCGACCGAGTCCGGGATCCCCGACTACCGCGGCGAAACCGGCAGCCTGCGCCGGCACACGCCGATGACCTACGACGAGTTCGTCACCAGCGCCGCGGGCCGGCAGCGGTACTGGGCGCGCAGCCACCTCGGCTGGCGCACCATCGCCCGCGCCGACCCGAACGACGGCCACCGCGCGGTCGCGGCGCTGCGTGACGGCGGGTTCTTCGGCGGCGTCATCACGCAGAACGTCGACGGCCTGCACCAGGCGGCCGGCACCGCGGACGCCGTCGAGCTGCACGGCAGCCTCGACCGCGTGCTCTGCCTGGACTGCCGCCGCACCAGCCCGCGCGCCGAGCTGGACCGGCGGCTGCGGGCGGCGAACCCGGCCTTCGAAGGCGCGGCCACCCGGATCAACCCGGACGGCGACGTCGAGCTGCCCGAGGACGTGGTCCGCCGGTTCACGCCGGTGCCGTGCGCGGACTGCGACGGCGTGCTGAAGCCGGACGTGGTGTTCTTCGGCGAGAACGTGCCACGGCCGCGCGTCGAGCGGTGCTACCGCCTGGTCGACGAGGCCGGCGCGCTGCTGGTGCTGGGCTCTTCGCTGACGGTGATGTCGGGCCTGCGCTTCGTCCGCCACGCGGCGGCCGCGGGCAAGCCGGTGGTGATCGTCAACCACGGCGAGACCCGCGGCGACCGCTACGCCTCGGTCCGGGTCGACCTGCCGCTGGGGCGGGCGCTGACGGACCTGGCCGAGCGCCTGGGCTGCGCCGTCGGCGAAGACCGCGGCCGAACCGCGTGA
- a CDS encoding group II truncated hemoglobin, with amino-acid sequence MRPTLYEFAGGDPAFLALAAAHHERCLADPELNHPFSHPGQHPQHVERLARYWAEVMGGPPRFSEDCSDHSAMLRMHAGNGDMSDLGRRFVECFVRAADDAGLPADPEFRAALRSYMEWAVAEVLEYPGPADDVPAGLAMPHWSWHGLQPV; translated from the coding sequence GTGCGTCCAACGCTGTACGAATTCGCCGGCGGCGACCCCGCGTTCCTCGCCCTCGCCGCCGCCCACCACGAGCGCTGCCTGGCCGACCCCGAGCTGAACCACCCGTTCTCGCACCCGGGGCAGCACCCGCAGCACGTCGAACGGCTGGCCCGGTACTGGGCCGAGGTCATGGGCGGCCCGCCGCGGTTTTCCGAAGACTGCAGCGACCACTCGGCGATGCTGCGCATGCACGCCGGCAACGGCGACATGAGCGATCTCGGCCGCCGGTTCGTCGAGTGCTTCGTGCGGGCCGCCGACGACGCCGGCCTGCCCGCCGACCCGGAGTTCCGCGCCGCGCTGCGGTCCTACATGGAGTGGGCGGTCGCCGAGGTGCTCGAGTACCCGGGCCCGGCCGACGACGTGCCCGCGGGGCTCGCGATGCCGCACTGGTCGTGGCACGGGTTGCAGCCGGTGTAA
- a CDS encoding NAD(P)/FAD-dependent oxidoreductase yields the protein MTENSYDVVVVGGGAAGLSAALMLGRARRRVVVVDGGAPRNAPASHMHGFLSRDGLPPSELLKIGREELAGYGVEVLEDQVHGLEPGFTARLASGRELTARRVLVATGVHDDLPDIPGLRESWGTDAVTCPYCHGYEVRDQPLGVLGTEPASVEHALLVRQWSPDVVYFAHTAPPSEEDRERLDARGVRVVDGTVTALRREGGHLTGIEVGARIVARVALFVRTRTVAHDELLRGLGFEEGAVDPSGKTNVPGVWAAGNVIDARATVIIAAAQGAAAAGALNHDLVTEDVRRAVDAFGGFTPEAERAAAAAR from the coding sequence ATGACCGAAAACAGCTATGACGTCGTGGTGGTGGGTGGCGGCGCGGCGGGCCTGAGCGCCGCCCTGATGCTCGGCCGCGCGCGGCGGCGCGTCGTGGTCGTCGACGGCGGCGCGCCCCGCAACGCCCCGGCGTCCCACATGCACGGCTTCCTGTCCCGCGACGGCCTGCCGCCGTCCGAACTGCTCAAGATCGGCCGCGAGGAGCTGGCCGGCTACGGCGTCGAGGTCCTCGAAGACCAGGTGCACGGGCTCGAACCGGGCTTCACGGCGCGGCTCGCGAGCGGCCGGGAGCTGACCGCCCGGCGCGTCCTGGTCGCGACCGGCGTCCACGACGACCTGCCGGACATCCCGGGCCTGCGCGAAAGCTGGGGCACCGACGCGGTGACCTGCCCGTACTGCCACGGCTACGAGGTCCGCGACCAGCCGCTCGGCGTGCTCGGCACCGAGCCGGCGAGCGTCGAGCACGCGCTGCTCGTGCGGCAGTGGTCGCCGGACGTCGTCTACTTCGCGCACACCGCACCACCGTCCGAAGAGGACCGTGAACGGCTCGACGCGCGGGGGGTCCGCGTCGTCGACGGGACCGTCACCGCCCTGCGGCGCGAAGGCGGCCACCTGACCGGGATCGAGGTGGGCGCGCGGATCGTGGCGCGGGTGGCGCTGTTCGTCCGCACCCGGACCGTGGCGCACGACGAGCTGCTGCGCGGGCTCGGCTTCGAAGAGGGTGCCGTCGACCCGTCCGGGAAGACGAACGTGCCGGGCGTGTGGGCGGCCGGGAACGTCATCGACGCGCGGGCGACCGTCATCATCGCCGCGGCCCAGGGCGCGGCCGCCGCGGGCGCGCTGAACCACGACCTCGTGACCGAGGACGTCCGGCGGGCGGTCGACGCGTTCGGCGGCTTCACTCCCGAAGCCGAGCGCGCGGCCGCGGCGGCGCGCTGA
- a CDS encoding helix-turn-helix domain-containing protein: protein MTDAITQALADVGPRLKRVRTQRRVTLADLSAATGISKSTLSRLESGQRKPSLELLLPIAQAHQVPLDELVGAPEVGDPRVRLTARRFPRANGATMTVLPLTRQPGAPQAFKMILEPETGEPDPQVHEGYEWLYVLSGRLRLILADRDLTLGPGEAAEFDTRLPHWFGAVGRPAEILSLFGKQGERLHLRAKSR, encoded by the coding sequence ATGACGGACGCCATCACCCAGGCCCTCGCCGACGTCGGCCCCCGGCTCAAGCGGGTCCGCACGCAGCGGCGGGTCACGCTGGCCGACCTATCGGCCGCGACGGGCATCTCGAAGAGCACGCTGTCCCGGCTCGAGTCCGGCCAGCGCAAGCCGAGCCTGGAGCTGCTGCTGCCGATCGCCCAGGCCCACCAGGTGCCGCTGGACGAACTGGTCGGCGCGCCGGAGGTCGGCGACCCCCGCGTCCGCCTGACGGCGCGCCGCTTCCCGCGCGCCAACGGCGCGACGATGACGGTCCTGCCGCTGACCCGCCAGCCCGGCGCGCCCCAGGCTTTCAAGATGATCCTGGAACCGGAGACGGGCGAGCCGGACCCGCAGGTCCACGAGGGCTACGAGTGGCTGTACGTCCTGTCGGGCCGGCTCCGGCTGATCCTGGCCGACCGGGACCTGACCCTGGGCCCCGGCGAGGCGGCGGAGTTCGACACCCGCCTGCCGCACTGGTTCGGCGCGGTCGGGCGGCCCGCGGAAATCCTCAGCCTGTTCGGGAAACAGGGGGAGCGGCTGCACCTGCGGGCCAAGTCCCGTTGA
- a CDS encoding GNAT family N-acetyltransferase: MSTIAEIRPATEFDAEGIAAVFAPYVTGSVVTFETTPPTAAQWRAKIRESKLPFLVLAGTSVEGYALAAPWRPKPAYRHSVETTIYLAPEATGRGHGRRLLDELLKQCAEAGAKQAIAVVVDSGSPASWNLHRAAGFADAGVLRRVGFKHGRWLDTLLMQRELG, from the coding sequence GTGTCCACTATAGCGGAAATCCGGCCGGCCACCGAGTTCGACGCCGAAGGCATCGCGGCCGTCTTCGCGCCGTACGTCACCGGCTCGGTCGTCACCTTCGAGACCACCCCGCCGACCGCCGCCCAGTGGCGCGCGAAGATCCGCGAGAGCAAGCTGCCCTTCCTCGTCCTGGCCGGGACAAGCGTCGAGGGGTACGCGCTCGCCGCGCCGTGGCGGCCGAAGCCCGCCTACCGGCACTCCGTCGAGACGACCATCTACCTCGCCCCCGAAGCCACCGGCCGCGGCCATGGCCGACGGCTGCTGGACGAGTTGCTGAAGCAGTGTGCCGAAGCGGGCGCCAAGCAGGCGATCGCCGTAGTCGTCGACTCCGGCAGCCCCGCGTCGTGGAACCTGCACCGCGCCGCCGGGTTCGCCGACGCCGGCGTGCTGCGGCGCGTCGGGTTCAAGCACGGCCGGTGGCTCGACACCCTGCTGATGCAGCGCGAACTCGGCTGA
- a CDS encoding helix-turn-helix domain-containing protein: protein MIDPVVLGRRLHALRTDRGSALSALAREAGVSVSMLSAIERGEKTPTVVVLSRIADGLGLSLSRLLADLETDRVVVRRAAEQDHVAEPGGWHRTVLTPVVPGVNFEWIRTTLPPRCDAGAFPAYAPGSHEFVAVESGTLWLGVGSAGYVLTAGDSVYFPADVTHSYANRGDEPCEYHVAALVMRSRTGGVQ, encoded by the coding sequence ATGATCGATCCGGTGGTGCTGGGCCGTCGCCTGCACGCCCTGCGGACCGACCGCGGCTCGGCGTTGAGCGCGCTGGCCCGGGAAGCCGGGGTGAGCGTCAGCATGCTGTCGGCCATCGAGCGCGGCGAGAAGACCCCGACGGTGGTCGTGCTGTCCCGCATCGCCGACGGCCTCGGCCTTTCGCTGTCCCGGTTGCTGGCCGACCTGGAGACCGACCGGGTGGTCGTCCGCCGCGCGGCCGAGCAGGACCACGTCGCCGAGCCGGGCGGCTGGCACCGGACGGTGCTGACGCCGGTCGTGCCGGGCGTCAACTTCGAGTGGATCCGCACGACTCTGCCGCCGCGGTGCGACGCGGGAGCTTTCCCGGCCTACGCACCGGGTTCGCACGAGTTCGTCGCGGTGGAGTCGGGCACGTTGTGGCTGGGCGTCGGATCGGCGGGGTACGTGCTGACCGCGGGGGACTCGGTCTACTTTCCCGCGGACGTCACGCATTCGTACGCGAACCGGGGCGACGAGCCGTGCGAGTACCACGTCGCGGCGCTCGTGATGCGGTCGCGCACCGGCGGGGTTCAGTAG